The DNA sequence ACCTTAAAATGAGCAAACTATTTTTATAAAACTATATAAATAGAATTTTAAACAAAAACATTTTAAAAACAAATTAAACAATTACAAATGATACAATTTTATTAACTTAAACCATTAAAATTAAATACACAGGATGATTAAAGAAAAATAAAACTATAAAGATCGAAGAATTCTTTGAAATTCTCAGCCCCAGAGGATAAAAGTTATGGACCTCCACCTACATCAACATCAACATCAATAAAATCTATGGGACCATCAGCATCAAACAAATAATCTTGTGCAGCAGCCATTGCTTCAACCACTAAATCATTAGCAATCGAGCGCATTTTACTTTCGGGACCATAGAGGATTTCGTGACGACTACGACGACGTTCATAAAGTTTAATAAACATATCATAGAGCCAATTGACAAAGTTACTCATTAAAATAGAGCCTGCTAACACTAAAGTAGCACCTCCCAAAGCAAGAACTCCCGGAATTATAGGAGCAAATACAGGAACTAGCGCAAGAAGCATGATGCCTATTCCTACACCAAGTAGAATTCCTCCCACTAGAAGACTATTGACCTCCCCACCTTTTTCAAAATTGCGGACTTCCTCAAGAATAGCAGCATCTGTCTTCTTGATCTGTTTTCTGTAGACAGTTTTCCACATCTGATTAAACTCTTGATCCGAGAAAGTAAGACCTGACTGAATTAAAAACTTACGTACATGCTTTTTACTTTTAGCTTCTTTCCAACGTAATCTACTGATATTTAATCGTGCTTTCAACTGGCACGCAAGATAGGAAAATCCTGAGGAGACCATAGGAAGTGTTACAGAAGCAACAGCAGATCCTACAGAGCTAACAAGCAAAACCTGCACTACAGTTAATCCACCAAATCCGGTTACTAAGAAAGCAGCAATGCTAGCCAAAAGTAATAATGTAGTGAGAGCAAGGATGATTTTCTGTTTTGTAGTGAGTGAAATCCTCTTATTGATTTCCTCAGAAGACAGCCTGGTATTTGAGATCTCATCTAAATCTTCAGAAAGATTAGAATCAACTTCGATTACAGAAAGAGGGTTTTCATTAGCTTTAGTTTCATAAAAATTTGGGAGCTCTTCTGTACGAATATTTTTTAAAGAAGTATCTACAAAAAGTTCTGTTTTCTCCTGAGCAGCAAGGAAACTTCTCCATATTCCAATACTACTATGGAGCACTGTCTGCAAAATTGCTGTGATTCCTATAGAAATTAATGGTGGCGCCAGAACAAGAGCAACAACAGCAGGAGTCCCTCCTAAAAATACGCTCCCAGCAATCGCAAGGAGTATTCCTAAAATTGCAAAACCCACTCCAAGAGTCATAATTGACAAAGCTATATAATGTAGTTTTTTTGCTTCCTTTATCGTTTCTGCTTCTGTCAGTTTCTCTCCCTTAGCAACCTTTTCAGATCTAAAAAACTTAGCATAAATATAATGACTCATACTCGCGAATGTAGTTTGACTTCCTCGACCATAAGCACTAGATCCCAGGCTACCGATTAAGCTACCATACCCTCCAGGAATAAAACTTGACCCCACTTTTACAGCTAAACCCATAACTGTGAATCCTGTTCCTACAGCTAAGGCGCTTTTAATTCTTCTGGATTCCCGCATCTTGGGAGAAATATGATCACGGACCATATAGACTAAGCTTTTCATTATAGAAAATCCACCGATCCCTACTCCTGAAATAGCTATGCCTAAAAGGATTGCCTGAGGTACTCCTGGGGCTAAGACCGTTAAAGCTACAACAACGACAGAAACTGCAACTAATAAAACAACTAATCCAGCAACTATAGTTACAGAGTGAGTAAAGATGCTCTTTCGCAATCCTATGTCTTCAGAATGTATATCTGATATTGCATTCCCTAAAGGCAAGTTGCGTTTAGGGTGAATAAGAAGCGAGGTTTTCTCCGTTACTGTAGGCAAAGAAGAATATAGAGAATCGTTATTATTAATTGGTGTTGTAGACATAGAAGAAATACTAATAATTATTTTTAATTATAAAACAATTATTAATATCAATTATAAATCAAAAATATAAAAAATAATTAACAAGTTAGAAATGAAATATTTAAAATTAAACTTCTAAAGAAAAGTCACAGCATAAATAAGGGTAGCTAGAGGAGGGAGCTCTATATCAAGACCCCAGGGGATACCGTTATCTTGACAAATCACAGGCAAACGTCTTCCTTGCCCCGAACCTCCGAAAGCCTCATCATCAGTATTGAAAAGGAGCTCACAACGATTTAAGTGTTCACATCTTAAAATATAGGAAGGAAAGTTTACGGCACTAAAATGATGCACACAAAGAAGCGCTGAAGAGTGATCCCCAGCAGCAAATCTGTAATAAGCAATTACATTGTTTACTTCGTCATTAAAGTCTATCCAAGCAAAACAATCTCTAGAGTTCTCTCCTATCCATAGGCAACGTTGAGTAATATACAAAGCATTCAATTCAGCAATACAGCGCTGCAAAGTTCTATGATAATCGAGGTCTAAAAGTTCCCAGTCTAAAGGACGATCAGGAGACCACTCTCTGTATTGGCCAAATTCTCCTCCCATAAAGAGCAATTTCTTTCCGGGTAGGCAGATTTGGTAACTGAGTAACAATCTCATCTGAGCGAACTGAGTCCAGGAATCTCCAGGCAACTTCTTAATTAGACTTCCTTTACCATGGACTACCTCATCATGTGATAAAGGAAGAATAAAAGATTCATCGAAGGCATACCATAGACTAAAAGTAAGATCTTTTTGATGGTAGGCACGATAAATCGGATCTTTTGCAAAGTAATGGAACGTATCGTGCATCCAACCTAAATTCCATTTATAATCAAACCCAAGCCCACCACAATCTACATTCTTAGTAACCCCTGGGAATGCTGTAGACTCTTCTGCAAAGGTCAACACCCCAGGATATTCCTTATGAATTATAGAGTTCAGATGTTTTAGAAATTCTATAGATGCAAGGTTTTCCTTTCCTCCATGAATATTTGGAGTCCATTCTCCCTGCTGACGACCATAATCAAGGTAAAGCATCGAAGCTACAGCATCCACACGCAATCCATCGATATGCATTTTATCGAGCCAAAATAAAGCACTTCCTATTAAAAAGTTGGAAACTTCATTACGACTATAGTCAAAGGTAAGTGTATTCCAATGAGGATGAAGAAGCTCACTATAACCTGTATACTCATAAAGTGGCTCTCCATCAAAAGAGGCAAGAGCAAAATCATCTATAGGAAAATGCCCTGGAACCCAATCTAAAATCACTCCGATATGTTCTTGGTGTAAATAATCAACAAAATACTGAAATTCATGAAAAGAACCGTATCTTGATGTCGGAGCATAATATCCTGTTACTTGATATCCCCAAGACTCATTTAAAGGATGTTCAGTAATAGGAAGAAGTTCTACATGGGTATAATGCATCTCCTTGCAATACCTGGCAAGACGATGCGCCATTTCACTATAACTTAAAGGCCTGCCTTCATGCCATTGCCAAGAACCAAAGTGCACTTCATAGATCAAGATAGGTTTTTCATTTTGCTTAGCACGCTGTTCGATCCAGTTACGATCATTCCAAGAATAGTTATGACTATCAGCAACAATAGCAACACTTTGAGGTGGAGGACCAAAACTCTTTCCATAGGGGTCTGTTTTTATGATTAGACTCCCCGTTTTCGTAACAATCTCCCACTTATATCGGCTTCCTTCTTCTAAACCTGGAACAAAAAGTTCCCAAATTCCTTTATCAGAAACCTTACGTAAAGGATTGACAAGTCCATGCCAAAAATTGAAATCTCCAACTACAGATACCCTCTGTGCATGAGGAGCCCAAAGTACGAAGAGCACACCAGAGATGCCATGAAATTCTATAGGAATTGCCCCCATACGTTCATAAATGCGATAATGCGTTCCCTTATGAAATAAGAAAGAGTCGACTTCTCCCCACATAGGGGGAAATGCATAAGGATCATGCGCTAAAAGACCATTCTGATGATAAACACGGTAATCTCTGTGTCTGGTTCCCTTAGGAACAGATAAAGAAAAAAGTCCTGAATGATGAGGAGTAGCGTTATAATGCTCTCCCAAAAACTCAACAGCAACCCTTCTGGCCCCTGGGCGGAAAAGAATAATGCGATCGGAACAATCTTTATCTGGAAGGATTCCTAAAAGTTTGTGAGGATCCTTCTGCTTTCCAGACACTAGCAGATCAAGATCCCAAGGATTGATCAATCTATCAACCATAGAGAAGCTATCTATTTATGGAAACAATCCCATAGATATGTGGTTCCCGCTTTTATCTCCAGACTTTCTCTTAAAGAAAGTCTTCGCAATCCAGAGAGACTTCTTTGTGACCACTCACGAAGACGAGCACTAGATAGCGAAGAACAAAACTTCAAAAATACCTCACCATTGTGTTCTGCATTAAGCTCCACTTGACGAATCGTTTTTTTTGTCCAAACTATGGATAAAGTCCCAAGATTACAAAGAGCAACATTAACCAAACGACCGCAAGGGAATTCAGGAGGCAGGGCAGGAAGGATGTCTACGCACTGTCCTTCTTGTCTTACAAAAATATCTTTGATGATAGCAAAGCTATCATAAAGAAGAGAAAAGGGAACACTTTTTTGTTCATGGGCACTACAAGGTAAGATTCCTTGATATTCTTCATCATAGATCCTAGGAAGAAAGCAGTCTGAAAATCCCGCAAGAGCTAGAGAGAGTAATGTAGGAACTATCTCCGTAGTGTGTTTCTCTATAACTTTGTGATGTGCTGTCTTTAAAACCTCTCCAATTATAGAGATTTCCGTAGTCTTACGACAGGATTCTGGGACCATAGCAGCCAGGCGAAACCATAGAGGGAGAATTTCTT is a window from the Chlamydia serpentis genome containing:
- the glgB gene encoding 1,4-alpha-glucan branching protein GlgB, which codes for MVDRLINPWDLDLLVSGKQKDPHKLLGILPDKDCSDRIILFRPGARRVAVEFLGEHYNATPHHSGLFSLSVPKGTRHRDYRVYHQNGLLAHDPYAFPPMWGEVDSFLFHKGTHYRIYERMGAIPIEFHGISGVLFVLWAPHAQRVSVVGDFNFWHGLVNPLRKVSDKGIWELFVPGLEEGSRYKWEIVTKTGSLIIKTDPYGKSFGPPPQSVAIVADSHNYSWNDRNWIEQRAKQNEKPILIYEVHFGSWQWHEGRPLSYSEMAHRLARYCKEMHYTHVELLPITEHPLNESWGYQVTGYYAPTSRYGSFHEFQYFVDYLHQEHIGVILDWVPGHFPIDDFALASFDGEPLYEYTGYSELLHPHWNTLTFDYSRNEVSNFLIGSALFWLDKMHIDGLRVDAVASMLYLDYGRQQGEWTPNIHGGKENLASIEFLKHLNSIIHKEYPGVLTFAEESTAFPGVTKNVDCGGLGFDYKWNLGWMHDTFHYFAKDPIYRAYHQKDLTFSLWYAFDESFILPLSHDEVVHGKGSLIKKLPGDSWTQFAQMRLLLSYQICLPGKKLLFMGGEFGQYREWSPDRPLDWELLDLDYHRTLQRCIAELNALYITQRCLWIGENSRDCFAWIDFNDEVNNVIAYYRFAAGDHSSALLCVHHFSAVNFPSYILRCEHLNRCELLFNTDDEAFGGSGQGRRLPVICQDNGIPWGLDIELPPLATLIYAVTFL